The proteins below come from a single Serratia fonticola genomic window:
- the era gene encoding GTPase Era, which yields MSEEKQYCGFIAIVGRPNVGKSTLLNQLLGQKVSITSRKPQTTRHRIMGIDTDGAYQAIYVDTPGLHIEEKRAINRLMNRAASSSIGDVELVIFVVEGTNWTADDEMVVNKLRGLKSPVLLAINKVDNVTDKSKLLPHIAFLSQQMNFLDVVPISAEKGMNVDTIAAIARKVLPEAEHHFPDDYITDRSQRFMASEIIREKLMRFLGEELPYSVTVEIEQFVPNARGGYDVHGLILVEREGQKKMVIGNKGSKIKTIGIEARQDMEQMFEAKVHLELWVKVKSGWADDERALRSLGYTDDLK from the coding sequence ATGAGCGAAGAAAAACAATACTGCGGTTTTATTGCGATCGTAGGTCGTCCCAACGTGGGCAAATCCACGTTGCTGAACCAACTGCTGGGGCAAAAAGTCTCCATCACCTCGCGTAAACCACAGACGACCCGTCACCGCATTATGGGTATCGATACCGATGGCGCTTATCAGGCCATTTACGTCGACACCCCGGGTCTGCATATCGAAGAAAAGCGCGCCATCAACCGTTTGATGAACCGCGCGGCCAGCAGCTCAATCGGCGACGTCGAGCTGGTGATCTTCGTCGTAGAAGGCACGAACTGGACTGCCGATGATGAAATGGTGGTTAACAAGCTGCGCGGCCTGAAAAGCCCGGTGCTGCTGGCGATCAACAAGGTCGACAACGTTACCGACAAATCCAAGCTGTTGCCGCATATTGCGTTCCTCAGCCAGCAGATGAACTTCCTCGATGTGGTGCCGATCTCTGCCGAAAAAGGCATGAACGTGGACACTATCGCGGCTATCGCACGCAAAGTGTTGCCGGAAGCGGAACACCACTTCCCGGACGATTACATCACTGACCGTTCCCAGCGCTTTATGGCGTCGGAAATCATCCGTGAAAAGCTGATGCGTTTCCTGGGTGAGGAGCTGCCTTACTCAGTGACGGTCGAGATCGAACAGTTTGTACCGAATGCGCGCGGTGGTTACGACGTGCACGGTCTGATCCTGGTTGAGCGTGAAGGCCAGAAGAAGATGGTTATTGGCAACAAAGGTTCGAAGATCAAGACTATCGGGATTGAAGCCCGTCAGGACATGGAACAGATGTTTGAAGCCAAAGTGCATCTGGAACTGTGGGTAAAAGTGAAATCGGGCTGGGCGGACGACGAACGTGCGCTGCGTAGCCTGGGTTATACCGACGACCTGAAGTAA
- a CDS encoding IS110 family transposase, with protein MRRTPVGVDIAKHKFDVAVLLDNQKYKAKKFANTPSGCREFAAWLSRFGDCHVCMEATGSYSTELATYLADNNYHVSLMNPACIHSFGNTELARNKTDKSDAAMIARYCALHQPDPWFPAPLSERQLTALVRHLKNLEEMRQMEENRLEVAEAVIVPSLNEHIATLDELIRETKKKISQHIDDNPDLKRDSELLKSIPGVGEMLSSSLLAFAGNLRRFTSSKALVAYAGLNPQRCESGMFKGKSRLSKVGHGELRSALYMPAVVAGQYNVVVKDLTERLKLRGKSGKERVCAAMRKLLQLAYGVVKSGKTFNAEIPLAG; from the coding sequence ATGCGTAGAACCCCTGTCGGCGTTGATATCGCCAAACACAAATTTGATGTCGCCGTACTGCTGGACAATCAGAAGTATAAAGCCAAAAAGTTTGCCAATACCCCTTCTGGATGCCGCGAGTTCGCAGCCTGGTTGAGCCGCTTTGGCGACTGTCATGTCTGCATGGAAGCCACCGGGAGCTACAGTACGGAACTGGCCACTTATCTGGCAGACAACAACTACCACGTCAGTCTGATGAACCCGGCGTGTATCCATTCCTTCGGCAATACAGAACTGGCCCGGAACAAAACGGACAAAAGCGATGCAGCGATGATAGCCCGCTACTGCGCACTGCATCAGCCTGACCCGTGGTTCCCAGCCCCGTTGAGCGAACGCCAGTTGACCGCGTTGGTCAGGCATCTTAAGAACCTGGAAGAGATGCGTCAGATGGAAGAAAATCGCCTGGAGGTGGCCGAAGCAGTCATCGTCCCTTCACTCAATGAGCACATCGCCACGTTGGATGAACTGATACGAGAAACGAAGAAGAAAATCAGTCAGCACATCGATGATAACCCTGACCTGAAACGGGACAGCGAGTTGCTAAAAAGTATCCCTGGAGTGGGAGAGATGCTGAGCTCCAGCCTGCTGGCCTTCGCAGGAAACCTGCGTCGGTTCACCAGCAGCAAGGCCCTGGTAGCGTACGCAGGACTGAATCCACAGCGATGTGAGTCGGGGATGTTTAAAGGGAAAAGCCGGTTATCGAAAGTGGGACACGGTGAGCTGCGAAGTGCGTTATACATGCCAGCGGTAGTGGCAGGCCAATACAATGTTGTGGTTAAAGACTTAACAGAAAGACTGAAGTTGCGTGGGAAGTCGGGCAAAGAGAGAGTGTGTGCGGCGATGCGAAAACTGCTGCAACTGGCCTATGGTGTGGTGAAATCAGGAAAGACATTTAATGCGGAAATACCGCTTGCCGGATAG
- the rnc gene encoding ribonuclease III — protein MNPIVINRLQRKLGYTFQQQELLLQALTHRSASSKHNERLEFLGDSILSFVIANALYQRFPRVDEGDMSRMRATLVRGNTLAEMAREFDLGECLRLGPGELKSGGFRRESILADTVEALIGGVFLDSDIQNVERLILDWYRSRLDEISPGDKQKDPKTRLQEFLQGRHLPLPTYLVVQVRGEAHDQEFTIHCQVSGLSEPVVGTGSSRRKAEQAAAEQALKKLELE, from the coding sequence ATGAACCCCATCGTAATAAACAGGCTACAGCGGAAGCTGGGCTACACTTTTCAACAGCAGGAGCTCTTACTGCAAGCGTTAACTCACCGTAGCGCCAGCAGTAAACACAATGAACGTCTTGAGTTTCTGGGTGATTCTATCCTTAGTTTTGTCATCGCCAATGCGCTCTACCAGCGTTTTCCTCGCGTAGACGAAGGAGACATGAGCCGCATGCGTGCCACGCTGGTGCGGGGCAATACGTTGGCGGAGATGGCACGCGAATTCGATCTGGGCGAGTGTTTGCGCCTTGGGCCGGGCGAGCTGAAAAGTGGTGGATTCCGCCGCGAGTCGATCCTGGCGGATACGGTGGAGGCACTGATTGGCGGTGTGTTCCTGGATAGCGATATTCAAAACGTTGAGCGACTGATTTTGGACTGGTATCGTAGCCGGTTGGACGAAATCAGCCCCGGTGATAAGCAGAAAGACCCGAAAACCCGCTTGCAGGAGTTTTTACAAGGTCGTCATCTGCCGTTGCCAACATATCTGGTGGTGCAGGTTCGCGGTGAGGCGCACGATCAGGAGTTTACTATCCACTGTCAGGTGAGTGGTTTGAGCGAGCCCGTCGTGGGCACCGGCTCAAGCCGCCGTAAAGCCGAGCAGGCGGCAGCGGAACAAGCGCTGAAAAAGCTGGAGCTTGAATGA
- a CDS encoding YfhL family 4Fe-4S dicluster ferredoxin, which translates to MALLITKKCINCDMCEPECPNQAISMGDEIYQIDANRCTECVGHYETPTCQQVCPIDNTIITDPQHVESQEQLWDKFVVLHHADSL; encoded by the coding sequence ATGGCTTTATTGATTACCAAGAAATGCATCAATTGCGATATGTGCGAGCCGGAATGCCCGAACCAGGCGATTTCGATGGGGGATGAGATTTACCAGATCGATGCCAACCGCTGCACCGAATGCGTGGGGCATTACGAGACCCCAACCTGCCAGCAGGTGTGCCCGATCGATAACACCATCATTACCGATCCGCAGCACGTAGAGAGCCAGGAACAGCTGTGGGACAAGTTTGTCGTGCTGCACCATGCCGATAGCTTGTGA
- the lepA gene encoding translation elongation factor 4: protein MKHIRNFSIIAHIDHGKSTLSDRIIQICGGLTEREMAAQVLDSMDLERERGITIKAQSVTLDYKATDGQVYHLNFIDTPGHVDFSYEVSRSLAACEGALLVVDAGQGVEAQTLANCYTALDMDLEVVPVLNKIDLPAADPDRAAQEIEDIVGIDATDAVRCSAKTGVGVPEVLERLVRDIPPPEGDADAPLQALIIDSWFDNYLGVVSLIRVKNGTLRKGDKVKVMSTGQTYNADRLGIFTPKRVDRDVLNCGEVGWLVCAIKDILGAPVGDTLTLARQPADKMLPGFKKVKPQVYAGLFPISSDDYEAFRDALGKLSLNDASLFYEPESSTALGFGFRCGFLGLLHMEIIQERLEREYDLELITTAPTVVYEVETTGNETIYVDSPSKLPPLNNIAELREPIAECHMLMPQEYLGNVITLCIEKRGVQTNMVYHGNQVALTYEIPMAEVVLDFFDRLKSTSRGYASLDYNFKRFQASDMVRVDVLINNERVDALALITHRDNAQYRGRELVEKMKELIPRQQFDIAIQAAIGTHIIARSTVKQLRKNVLAKCYGGDVSRKKKLLQKQKDGKKRMKQVGNVELPQEAFLAILHVGKDGK, encoded by the coding sequence ATGAAACACATAAGAAATTTTTCTATCATTGCCCATATTGACCACGGTAAGTCGACGCTGTCTGACCGTATTATCCAAATCTGCGGCGGCCTGACCGAACGTGAAATGGCCGCACAGGTGCTGGATTCTATGGATCTGGAACGTGAACGTGGTATTACCATCAAAGCGCAGAGCGTAACGCTCGACTATAAAGCCACTGATGGGCAGGTTTACCACCTCAACTTTATCGACACCCCTGGGCACGTTGACTTCTCCTATGAGGTTTCACGCTCACTGGCCGCCTGTGAAGGCGCATTGCTGGTGGTGGATGCCGGGCAGGGCGTAGAAGCCCAGACCTTGGCCAACTGCTATACCGCACTGGACATGGATCTGGAAGTGGTGCCGGTGTTGAACAAGATTGACCTGCCAGCCGCCGATCCGGATCGCGCAGCACAGGAAATCGAAGATATCGTGGGCATTGATGCGACTGACGCGGTGCGCTGCTCGGCAAAAACCGGCGTTGGCGTGCCTGAAGTGCTGGAGCGTCTGGTGCGTGATATCCCGCCACCAGAAGGTGATGCGGATGCTCCGCTGCAGGCGCTGATCATCGACTCCTGGTTTGATAACTACCTTGGCGTTGTCTCCCTGATCCGGGTGAAAAACGGCACCCTGCGCAAGGGCGATAAAGTTAAGGTCATGAGTACTGGCCAAACTTATAACGCCGACCGTCTGGGGATTTTCACCCCGAAACGTGTCGATCGCGACGTGCTGAACTGTGGCGAAGTGGGCTGGTTGGTCTGCGCCATTAAAGATATCCTCGGCGCGCCAGTGGGCGATACCTTGACGTTGGCTCGCCAGCCAGCAGACAAAATGCTGCCAGGCTTTAAAAAAGTGAAGCCACAGGTGTATGCCGGCCTGTTCCCGATCAGTTCCGACGATTATGAAGCCTTCCGTGATGCGCTGGGCAAGCTGAGCCTGAACGACGCCTCCCTGTTCTATGAACCAGAGAGCTCTACCGCGTTGGGCTTTGGCTTCCGCTGTGGCTTCCTGGGTCTGTTGCACATGGAGATCATTCAGGAGCGTCTGGAGCGTGAATACGATCTGGAACTGATCACTACGGCACCTACGGTAGTGTATGAAGTCGAAACCACTGGCAATGAAACCATCTACGTCGACAGCCCTTCCAAGCTGCCGCCGTTGAATAACATCGCTGAACTGCGTGAGCCGATTGCAGAGTGTCACATGCTGATGCCGCAGGAATATCTGGGCAACGTGATCACGCTGTGTATTGAGAAGCGTGGCGTACAGACCAACATGGTTTACCACGGTAACCAGGTGGCGCTGACCTACGAAATCCCAATGGCCGAAGTGGTGCTAGACTTCTTCGACCGTTTGAAATCCACCTCGCGCGGTTACGCGTCACTGGACTATAACTTCAAACGTTTCCAGGCCTCCGACATGGTGCGCGTTGACGTGTTGATCAACAACGAACGGGTAGATGCGCTGGCGCTGATCACTCACCGTGATAACGCGCAGTATCGTGGCCGTGAACTGGTTGAGAAAATGAAAGAGCTGATCCCACGCCAGCAATTTGATATTGCGATCCAGGCGGCGATCGGCACGCATATCATCGCTCGTTCTACGGTGAAACAGCTGCGTAAAAACGTGTTGGCCAAGTGCTACGGCGGCGACGTCAGCCGTAAGAAGAAGCTGCTGCAGAAGCAGAAAGACGGTAAAAAACGCATGAAGCAGGTGGGTAACGTTGAGTTGCCGCAGGAAGCGTTCCTGGCCATTCTGCACGTGGGTAAAGACGGTAAGTAA
- the acpS gene encoding holo-ACP synthase, with the protein MAVLGLGTDIVEMARIEAVVERSGDRLARRVLSPAEWEVYQQHQQPVRFLAKRFAVKEAAAKAFGTGIRNGLAFNQFEVFNDGLGKPNIRLHERAAELAQEMGVKSIHVSLADERRYACATVIIEG; encoded by the coding sequence ATGGCGGTACTGGGCTTGGGAACCGACATCGTGGAGATGGCGCGTATCGAAGCGGTGGTGGAGCGCAGCGGCGATCGCCTTGCTCGTCGGGTGCTAAGCCCGGCCGAATGGGAGGTGTATCAGCAGCATCAGCAGCCGGTACGCTTCCTGGCGAAACGCTTTGCGGTCAAAGAGGCCGCCGCCAAGGCGTTCGGCACTGGCATCCGCAATGGCCTGGCGTTCAATCAGTTCGAAGTGTTCAATGATGGCCTGGGGAAACCCAATATCCGGCTGCATGAACGTGCTGCCGAGCTGGCGCAGGAGATGGGGGTGAAGTCGATCCACGTTTCTCTGGCGGATGAACGCCGCTATGCCTGTGCTACGGTGATCATCGAGGGGTAA
- the recO gene encoding DNA repair protein RecO, producing MDGWERAFVLHGRPFSETSLMLDLFTEGHGRVRLLAKGARSRRSNLKGCLQPFTPLLVRWGGRGEVKTLRGAEAVSLGLPLSGMMLYSGLYVNELLSRVLEQEGNYSVLFFDYLQCLQALAAEDSSPEHALRQFELALLGHLGYGLDFLHCAGSGEPVDDGMTYRYREEKGFIASLVVDHYSFTGRELRALDERQFPDAETLRAAKRFTRMALKPYLGGKPLKSRELFRQFVRKQPDTPVDEA from the coding sequence ATGGATGGTTGGGAGCGCGCTTTCGTCCTGCATGGGCGACCCTTTAGTGAAACCAGCCTGATGCTGGACCTGTTCACGGAAGGTCATGGGCGGGTGCGCTTGCTGGCAAAAGGCGCACGCAGTCGCCGTTCCAATCTAAAGGGTTGCTTGCAACCCTTTACTCCTCTGTTAGTACGCTGGGGCGGTCGTGGCGAAGTCAAAACGCTGCGCGGTGCCGAAGCGGTCTCCCTTGGTTTACCCCTCAGCGGCATGATGCTTTACAGCGGCCTTTACGTGAATGAACTGTTGTCACGGGTGCTGGAGCAGGAAGGCAACTATTCGGTGTTGTTCTTCGATTATCTGCAATGCTTGCAGGCCCTGGCGGCGGAAGACAGCTCCCCGGAGCATGCCCTGCGGCAGTTCGAGTTGGCGCTGTTGGGGCACCTGGGTTACGGGCTGGATTTCCTCCATTGTGCTGGCAGCGGCGAGCCGGTGGATGACGGCATGACCTATCGCTATCGCGAAGAAAAAGGCTTTATCGCCAGCCTGGTGGTGGATCATTACAGTTTTACCGGCCGTGAACTCCGCGCTCTGGATGAACGCCAGTTCCCCGATGCAGAAACCCTGCGTGCAGCCAAGCGCTTTACCCGCATGGCGCTGAAACCCTATCTCGGCGGTAAGCCGCTGAAGAGCCGTGAACTGTTTCGCCAGTTCGTGCGCAAACAACCTGATACCCCCGTCGACGAAGCCTAA
- the rseC gene encoding SoxR-reducing system protein RseC — protein MMKEWATVISWQQGVAQLRCEPKAGCGTCTARSGCGARAFDELVPESEHHLQVAIAQPLEPGQRVEVGIAEGSLLRSAMLVYLTPLLGMMLGGGLLQWWLGSDAAAALGGILGGGLAFLIARALAKRLGEQANYQPVVLQIGLPPGALRLHTETESPI, from the coding sequence ATGATGAAAGAGTGGGCCACGGTCATCTCGTGGCAACAGGGCGTGGCACAGCTGCGTTGTGAGCCTAAAGCTGGCTGCGGCACCTGCACCGCGCGCTCTGGCTGTGGTGCTCGCGCATTCGACGAACTGGTGCCTGAAAGTGAACATCACCTGCAGGTGGCAATTGCCCAGCCTCTGGAACCCGGGCAGCGTGTAGAAGTCGGTATCGCCGAAGGCAGCCTGTTGCGCTCGGCGATGCTGGTCTATCTGACCCCGTTATTAGGCATGATGCTAGGTGGTGGCCTGCTGCAATGGTGGTTGGGCAGTGACGCCGCGGCGGCACTCGGTGGGATTTTAGGGGGCGGCCTCGCTTTCCTGATCGCACGCGCCTTGGCAAAACGCCTCGGCGAACAGGCCAATTATCAACCCGTGGTGCTGCAAATCGGTTTGCCACCCGGTGCCTTGCGGTTGCATACCGAAACCGAATCCCCGATCTAA
- the lepB gene encoding signal peptidase I — MANMFALILALATLVTGIIWCFERFKWAPARRAKIAAVNAQAAGTIDEAALAKVARQPGWVETGASVFPVLLLVFVVRSFIYEPFQIPSGSMMPTLLIGDFILVEKFAYGVKDPITQTTLIETGHPKRGDIAVFKYPRDTKLDYIKRVIGVPGDRVTYDPVNKRVTVQESCNSGQACDTALAVTYSDMQPSDFVQMFTRSGMGETSNGFFQIPLTDNVPQGGIRLGERKETLGNVTHRILTVPGAQDQVGAYYQQAGQQLGEWVVPAGHYFMMGDNRDNSADSRYWGFVPEKNLVGKATAIWMSFEKQEGEWPTGVRLSRIGGIH; from the coding sequence ATGGCGAATATGTTTGCCTTGATCCTGGCGTTAGCCACTTTGGTGACCGGGATCATCTGGTGCTTTGAGCGCTTTAAATGGGCGCCGGCACGCCGGGCGAAAATCGCGGCGGTCAATGCACAGGCGGCTGGAACGATCGACGAAGCGGCCTTGGCGAAAGTGGCCAGGCAGCCGGGTTGGGTTGAAACCGGGGCTTCGGTGTTCCCGGTATTGCTGTTGGTATTTGTGGTGCGTTCGTTTATTTACGAACCGTTCCAGATCCCTTCAGGCTCAATGATGCCGACGCTGTTGATTGGTGATTTCATTCTGGTGGAAAAATTTGCCTACGGCGTAAAGGATCCGATCACCCAGACCACGCTAATTGAAACCGGTCATCCCAAGCGCGGCGATATTGCGGTATTTAAATATCCACGCGACACCAAACTGGATTATATCAAACGCGTGATTGGCGTACCTGGCGATCGCGTGACCTATGATCCGGTGAATAAGCGCGTGACGGTGCAAGAGTCCTGTAATAGTGGCCAGGCGTGTGATACCGCATTGGCGGTCACCTACAGCGATATGCAACCGAGCGATTTTGTGCAGATGTTTACCCGCAGCGGCATGGGCGAAACCAGCAATGGTTTCTTCCAGATCCCACTGACGGATAACGTGCCACAGGGCGGTATTCGCCTTGGCGAACGCAAGGAAACTCTGGGCAACGTGACTCACCGCATTCTGACCGTGCCCGGTGCACAGGATCAGGTCGGTGCTTACTATCAGCAAGCAGGCCAGCAGTTGGGCGAGTGGGTAGTGCCAGCCGGCCATTACTTCATGATGGGCGATAACCGCGATAATAGTGCAGACAGCCGTTATTGGGGATTCGTACCTGAGAAGAATCTGGTAGGTAAAGCCACCGCGATCTGGATGAGTTTTGAAAAGCAGGAAGGTGAATGGCCAACGGGCGTCAGATTGAGCCGTATCGGTGGTATTCACTAA
- the rseB gene encoding sigma-E factor regulatory protein RseB, whose protein sequence is MKQIWFSVCLLTGGLLNSNIASAQEPASGALLQQMSSASRSLNYELAYISISKQGIESLRYRHAVIDKQPLGQLLHMDGPRREVLQRGGGISYFEPGLEPFTLSGDHIVDALPAIVFADFDYLAKYYDFISVGRTRISDRPCDVYRVVARDGSRYSYVVWMDMETKLPLRVDLLDRDGETLEQYRVISVVVGDQVKNVMQPLLKANLPPLLTLPAAEDVKLAWNAGWLPAGVNEVARNRRKLPNVAVPVESRLYSDGLFSFSVNISPSGSNTSQQFYRQGRRTIQTEIRNGNEITVVGELPPSTAKRIADSITFKVAPK, encoded by the coding sequence ATGAAGCAAATCTGGTTCTCCGTTTGTCTTTTAACGGGCGGCCTGCTCAATTCAAATATCGCCTCGGCGCAGGAACCTGCGTCCGGGGCGTTATTGCAACAAATGAGCAGTGCCAGCCGTTCACTCAATTATGAACTCGCCTATATCAGCATCAGCAAGCAGGGGATAGAGTCGTTACGCTATCGCCACGCGGTGATCGATAAACAGCCCCTTGGGCAGTTGCTGCATATGGACGGCCCTCGTCGGGAAGTGCTGCAACGTGGCGGTGGGATCAGCTACTTTGAGCCTGGTCTGGAACCGTTCACGCTGTCTGGCGATCACATCGTCGACGCTTTGCCCGCCATCGTATTTGCCGATTTCGATTATCTGGCGAAATACTACGACTTTATCTCCGTTGGTCGCACCCGCATTTCCGATCGGCCTTGTGACGTTTACCGCGTCGTGGCTCGTGACGGTTCCCGTTACAGCTATGTGGTCTGGATGGATATGGAGACCAAGCTGCCGCTGCGGGTCGATCTGCTCGATCGTGATGGCGAAACGCTGGAACAGTATCGGGTCATCTCGGTTGTGGTGGGCGATCAGGTGAAAAACGTCATGCAACCTTTGCTCAAGGCCAATCTGCCACCGCTATTGACCTTACCCGCGGCTGAAGACGTTAAGCTGGCCTGGAATGCTGGTTGGTTGCCCGCTGGCGTTAACGAGGTGGCGCGTAATCGCCGCAAGTTACCGAATGTGGCGGTGCCGGTTGAATCGCGGCTTTATAGCGATGGCTTGTTCAGCTTCTCGGTTAACATCAGCCCTTCAGGTAGCAATACCAGCCAACAGTTTTATCGTCAGGGCCGCCGCACCATCCAAACCGAAATTCGTAATGGCAATGAAATTACCGTGGTTGGGGAATTACCGCCTTCAACGGCGAAACGCATTGCCGACAGCATTACTTTCAAGGTAGCGCCGAAATGA
- the pdxJ gene encoding pyridoxine 5'-phosphate synthase, protein MADLLLGVNIDHIATLRNARGTNYPDPVQAAFIAEQAGADGITVHLREDRRHITDRDVRILRQTIQTRMNLEMAVTDEMLDIAIELKPQFCCLVPEKRQEVTTEGGLDVAGQQDKIAVAVERLAQAGILVSLFIDADHRQIDAAVAVGAPYIEIHTGAYAEAQGDLAIQAELKRIAKAATYAASKGLKVNAGHGLTYHNVQPIAALPEMYELNIGHAIIGQAVMSGLPAAVADMKLLMREARR, encoded by the coding sequence ATGGCTGATTTATTGCTGGGCGTCAATATCGATCATATTGCCACGTTACGTAACGCGCGCGGCACCAACTACCCGGATCCGGTGCAGGCGGCATTTATTGCCGAGCAGGCGGGGGCCGATGGCATCACCGTTCACCTGCGTGAAGATCGCCGTCATATCACCGACCGCGACGTGCGTATCCTGCGCCAAACCATCCAGACCCGTATGAATCTGGAAATGGCCGTCACCGATGAAATGCTCGATATCGCCATTGAGCTGAAACCTCAGTTTTGTTGTCTGGTGCCGGAAAAACGTCAGGAAGTAACTACCGAAGGCGGGCTGGACGTGGCCGGGCAGCAGGACAAAATTGCCGTGGCGGTTGAACGCCTGGCACAGGCTGGCATTTTGGTTTCGTTGTTTATCGATGCCGATCACCGTCAGATCGACGCGGCGGTGGCCGTAGGCGCACCTTATATCGAGATCCATACCGGTGCCTATGCCGAAGCGCAGGGCGATCTGGCCATTCAAGCCGAGCTCAAGCGCATTGCCAAAGCGGCCACCTATGCGGCCAGCAAAGGCCTGAAGGTGAATGCGGGCCACGGTTTGACCTATCATAACGTGCAGCCGATCGCCGCGCTGCCAGAGATGTATGAGCTGAATATCGGCCATGCCATCATTGGTCAGGCGGTGATGAGCGGTTTACCTGCCGCGGTGGCGGACATGAAACTGCTGATGCGGGAAGCGCGTCGCTAA